Proteins from a genomic interval of Candidatus Sysuiplasma jiujiangense:
- a CDS encoding Lrp/AsnC family transcriptional regulator, with protein MTGIEGKELQKKVVIRVIDDIDSQILSLLRENARMKNVEIARHVNLTEGGVRARIAKMVNDHIIERFTIVTRSNQISGLVLIKTQLDQTKIVIKRLKEISSSVYETSGEFDVASEMSADTVEQLNQKVDEIRSFPGVLETMTLIKMS; from the coding sequence ATGACAGGAATAGAAGGAAAGGAGCTGCAGAAAAAGGTTGTAATCAGGGTAATCGATGATATCGACAGCCAGATCCTTTCCCTGCTGCGCGAAAATGCAAGAATGAAAAATGTTGAAATCGCAAGGCATGTGAACCTTACCGAAGGCGGTGTAAGGGCGCGCATAGCCAAGATGGTCAACGATCACATTATAGAGAGGTTCACAATAGTCACAAGGAGCAATCAGATTTCCGGCCTTGTGCTGATCAAGACACAGCTGGATCAGACGAAGATTGTAATAAAGAGGCTGAAGGAAATCTCATCATCCGTGTATGAGACAAGCGGCGAATTTGATGTTGCCTCGGAAATGAGTGCAGACACTGTCGAACAGCTGAACCAGAAAGTCGACGAAATAAGATCTTTTCCCGGCGTACTCGAAACAATGACACTGATCAAAATGAGCTGA
- a CDS encoding glycosyltransferase — MTELTVVLPTFNEAENLPLVIERIERLNLDCDIIVVDDNSGDGTADAVRRMMARYGNLRLIERPSKSGIDTAVRDAALVAGGKYIAVMDSDLQHPPELLPQLLHEARGGKELVIASRYAENSKTDMGFLRGLVSKCATALAHFFVPRTRNITDPLSGYFIFEKGSVDTGTIGVNNYKVLLEILARNQVEASEIPFDFGERHSGRSKLGFTEMLRFIALLFRYSDYRTVKFVIVGAIGIGINESLLFLFEPHAPLLLASAVAVEASIVSNFIMNNYWTFRKKMRCGFLRGLLRYNFVTTAGALLNIAILGMLVFVHFEYLAANFVGTIFGFAANYIGSEGFVWRLRVPIQ; from the coding sequence ATGACAGAGTTGACGGTTGTCCTTCCCACATTCAATGAGGCGGAAAACCTGCCGCTGGTAATAGAGAGGATAGAGAGGCTGAACCTTGACTGTGATATTATAGTTGTGGATGACAACAGCGGCGATGGAACAGCAGATGCAGTCAGGCGCATGATGGCGCGTTATGGCAACCTCAGGCTGATTGAACGGCCGTCAAAATCAGGAATTGACACAGCGGTCAGGGATGCGGCGCTTGTCGCCGGAGGAAAGTACATAGCAGTAATGGACAGCGACCTGCAGCACCCGCCTGAGCTTCTTCCGCAGCTGCTGCACGAAGCCAGAGGGGGGAAGGAGCTTGTAATAGCCTCCAGATATGCGGAGAACTCAAAAACAGACATGGGCTTCCTTCGGGGACTCGTTTCGAAATGCGCCACAGCGCTTGCACATTTCTTCGTGCCGAGAACGAGAAACATCACGGACCCCCTTTCCGGCTACTTCATATTTGAAAAGGGTTCTGTGGATACGGGCACCATTGGAGTTAACAACTACAAGGTGCTTCTCGAAATACTCGCAAGGAACCAGGTCGAGGCATCCGAAATACCGTTTGATTTCGGCGAACGGCATTCAGGCAGGAGTAAACTCGGATTCACGGAGATGCTGCGGTTTATTGCTCTCCTCTTCAGGTATTCGGACTACAGAACGGTCAAGTTCGTAATCGTCGGTGCAATCGGCATAGGCATCAACGAAAGCCTGCTTTTTCTCTTTGAACCGCATGCCCCGCTGCTGCTGGCATCGGCGGTTGCGGTGGAGGCTTCAATCGTCTCCAATTTCATAATGAACAATTACTGGACTTTCAGAAAAAAGATGAGATGCGGCTTCCTGAGAGGACTTTTAAGATACAATTTCGTAACAACTGCAGGTGCACTGCTGAACATAGCGATACTGGGAATGCTTGTTTTCGTCCATTTCGAATATCTTGCAGCCAACTTTGTGGGAACAATATTCGGCTTCGCAGCAAATTACATCGGAAGCGAAGGTTTCGTATGGCGCCTCAGGGTGCCGATTCAGTGA
- a CDS encoding DUF2079 domain-containing protein: MSSGSKKMVLLDFVLLISVTSVFIVLATYVGYLRYANFYTSDWDFGIMQQMLWSTVHGKLLFETADLSTTGYTTYLEVNSAYVAIPVAYIYSLDQGAFFLLLIQSFAVGISSVPVYLLARKSAMSRAEAVLFATLFLFSMATLSSIFYDFHWESFIPAEFLAFYYLMSVRRYRWALIPFVIGSLTLEVFPLLAGAVAIYFISENGFDTALREWTEKNRTFLSFLVLSGIAFVLIELVRVFVIERVFGLLSSSFASSLNAYFISPSLTPLTLGKSLIYWLLLLLTLSFLPLLKPKSLVMSLPWFVESVFLYSKFSQNFGYQYGFIALPPMFVSAVMGYTSLKEKGGYAFVFLPASFLALSAVFYARDLGIILLKPVDYLPVLLALIAAAVLFRFLISPVTASKLHPLLRRLPDLGESRLRKFSILLLTSLIVFNLVVGPLNTQNFSANIGFNVRYSASPEFSAIRKMAAMIPANSYVLASDNLFPLVDQNFHAYSSMWLPFNRSYMPFLPFSSSDLPEYVFADSYEMQLLPPFVLSALRNSTIYGVVAYLNSSSYPGDTYLFKLGYSSSPVVFSAVPSA, from the coding sequence CTGTGACCTCCGTTTTTATTGTCCTTGCCACCTATGTCGGATATCTCCGGTACGCCAATTTCTACACCTCCGACTGGGACTTCGGAATAATGCAGCAGATGCTCTGGTCAACAGTCCACGGAAAACTTCTCTTTGAGACCGCGGATCTCTCAACAACCGGCTACACGACATATCTGGAGGTCAACAGCGCATATGTGGCAATACCTGTGGCGTACATCTATTCTCTCGACCAGGGGGCCTTCTTCCTGCTCCTCATCCAGTCATTTGCCGTAGGCATATCCTCTGTCCCTGTCTACCTCCTGGCGCGGAAAAGCGCAATGTCGAGGGCGGAGGCTGTGCTGTTCGCGACACTCTTCCTCTTCAGCATGGCCACGCTGTCCAGTATCTTCTATGACTTTCACTGGGAATCCTTCATTCCTGCTGAATTCCTCGCCTTCTACTACCTGATGTCCGTCCGCCGATACAGATGGGCGCTGATTCCGTTTGTCATCGGCTCGCTGACGCTGGAGGTATTCCCGCTGCTCGCCGGCGCAGTGGCCATTTATTTCATATCTGAAAACGGTTTTGACACAGCCTTGAGGGAATGGACAGAAAAGAACAGGACATTCCTGTCGTTCCTGGTGCTCTCAGGCATTGCTTTTGTCCTGATTGAGCTGGTGAGGGTGTTCGTCATCGAAAGGGTATTCGGTCTGCTGAGCAGTTCATTTGCGTCTTCGCTGAATGCATACTTCATTTCACCCTCGCTGACGCCTCTCACGCTCGGAAAATCGCTGATATACTGGCTGCTGCTCCTTCTCACACTCTCATTCCTGCCGCTGCTGAAACCTAAGTCGCTCGTCATGAGTCTTCCATGGTTTGTCGAGTCGGTATTTCTTTATTCCAAATTCTCTCAGAATTTCGGATATCAGTACGGTTTCATAGCACTCCCCCCCATGTTCGTTTCTGCCGTAATGGGATACACCAGTCTGAAAGAGAAAGGCGGCTATGCTTTTGTGTTTCTGCCGGCCTCCTTCCTCGCCCTCTCGGCCGTTTTCTACGCCAGGGATCTTGGCATTATTCTCCTGAAACCTGTCGATTACCTGCCAGTACTGCTGGCATTAATTGCCGCGGCTGTCCTTTTCCGCTTCCTCATTTCGCCCGTTACTGCATCGAAACTCCATCCGCTTTTACGCAGGCTGCCTGATCTGGGCGAGAGCCGCCTGAGGAAGTTTTCCATACTCCTCCTGACCTCGCTGATAGTCTTCAACCTGGTTGTCGGACCGCTCAATACGCAGAATTTTTCGGCAAACATAGGCTTCAATGTGCGTTACTCCGCGAGCCCGGAATTTTCAGCGATCCGGAAGATGGCTGCAATGATACCTGCAAATTCATATGTGCTCGCCAGCGACAATCTCTTTCCCCTGGTGGATCAGAATTTTCATGCCTATTCCTCGATGTGGCTTCCGTTCAATCGCAGCTACATGCCTTTTCTCCCCTTCAGCTCCTCTGATCTGCCCGAATATGTTTTTGCCGACTCGTACGAGATGCAGCTGCTCCCCCCGTTTGTCCTGTCCGCATTGCGTAACTCCACCATATACGGTGTGGTCGCCTACCTGAACAGTTCCTCATATCCGGGAGATACGTATCTTTTCAAACTCGGTTATTCCTCTTCTCCGGTCGTATTCTCCGCCGTGCCGTCCGCCTGA